A single Thermosynechococcus vestitus BP-1 DNA region contains:
- a CDS encoding tRNA isopentenyl-2-thiomethyl-A-37 hydroxylase MiaE, with amino-acid sequence MPTVVYSLSNAAVIETPVRIKFLLQPTRREWVEQAIAHLDTILLDHSHCERKAAGVAINLMFRYPSHKPLVNALTDIAQEELDHFRQVNQQLERRHIALAPLSPPPYASRLNAAVRQQEPQRLLDRLLVCALIEARSHERLQLLAQHCPEGELAAFFASLVTSEARHYGTYWSLAYGSFGQEVVAERLQQLAALESEILSTPYPLPRMHS; translated from the coding sequence ATGCCCACTGTTGTGTACTCACTGTCCAACGCCGCCGTGATTGAGACTCCCGTTCGCATTAAGTTCCTCCTCCAACCTACCCGTCGTGAGTGGGTAGAGCAGGCGATCGCTCACCTAGATACGATTTTGCTCGATCACTCCCACTGTGAGCGCAAAGCTGCTGGGGTAGCGATCAATCTCATGTTTCGCTATCCTTCCCACAAACCATTGGTGAATGCCCTCACCGATATTGCCCAAGAGGAGCTCGACCACTTTCGCCAAGTCAATCAGCAATTAGAACGCCGCCACATTGCCCTTGCGCCCCTAAGTCCGCCCCCCTATGCCTCTCGCTTGAATGCAGCTGTCCGCCAACAGGAACCCCAGCGCCTCTTGGATCGCCTATTGGTCTGTGCCTTGATTGAAGCCCGCAGCCATGAGCGGTTGCAACTGTTGGCTCAGCACTGCCCAGAGGGCGAACTAGCGGCGTTCTTTGCGAGCCTAGTGACCTCTGAGGCACGCCACTATGGCACCTATTGGTCCTTGGCCTATGGCTCCTTTGGTCAAGAGGTAGTGGCAGAGCGATTACAGCAGTTAGCTGCTCTTGAAAGTGAAATTCTCAGCACCCCCTATCCCTTGCCGCGGATGCACAGTTAG
- a CDS encoding translocation/assembly module TamB domain-containing protein, translating to MTQQPQPPSTLRLGQWGWRMIGLVALGAIAVGTRTWWFVRYELAPEIAQQLQQRLNRPVEIGSVEDVGLNVVRFGSSAVPSYTPEEGSPELDHALINSIEVAFNPWQLLTGQKLDIDLTLHQPQLTVVQDAQGRWWRTEVKPPEEDPTFLQLHQISVRVRDGSVLVQPFQRPAYLLRQIEGEWTLTPDRQNFALAGQLEGQLAGGGQWRLQGDWNPSQEKGQLDLRFRKIPLALGNEILPKTIRVQGGQLEGHLRVRLPLPETPQVTGQIWLRDGSLRTTFVPQDIKALQAHVQLQGHQAKLHYLRGAIANVRWQAVGTVSPERGWNINAQVSSFDLVPALRALQMTPPVALRGQVEVPTLRLQGHLENPQIVGELRSQTPLQVDQLQLQQVRLPFMASLDGGVRLMDVRAQLMEGGELRATVGVQPTGEFRGQAQVQQVNLQAIARRYDVVPPVSLGEGFAQLDFRGNWRTPEAWQANAIFQLPTAEYPLRGTARLTPTQLLVPEFQMQVLGGSVRGQGQAAAGQWQLQAQVENMPLRQLNPDLQGRLRGEAIAQGRVDQLTLPAIRARANLTVDQTPTGDPLVATVNWDGQQLQVQQATLGAIRAQGTIGVDLAALKPTDIQLGIQARNLSLSRLSTVLKPKLPVALAGTTSFEGQLTGRLNRLQFQGTLLTQGLALNDLRFAPQLTGTVALSQQQGATLNLQGGGDRVAFRLDADGLLHSLLVQRQQAQLIGQRQGEIFDLRLQQFPVESLRLGFPELPRGVILAGVASGELQWQNWTSGQGSLTVERPGLGAWRGDRLQGQFRLRGDRLTIQSGLFEKGQSRYHFTADLQPQQLGAQLTIAQGNLADLTGLATVLGIAQPPARGTAADLGTPTAGEGLPVSLLTQIRRLAEIDMLQSQAALVRRPELLPPLDQLQGIFNGQINLSQTPQSGPVVSFDLKGTNWQWGNYQVEQFLSRGRFAQNRLVLTTLSMLINGGQLNVNGIFGGNQQNAQLRLEQFPMSLVASLLPPGVDVQGKVRAQAVLTGSWQQPILTGEATLAAGRFNQRPLEVANATFRYAQNRLALQAIARLDTSEPLRVTGSVPLIYPLDPQPVVDPQLALDVSVKDDGLSFINLLTDQVQWQQGKGLFQAQLRGTWDAPIVNGVLSLDDAVIKTPAFAEPVTNLSARVRFDRDRLRVDSIQGLFSQGQITMTGVLPIQTPLAAADPDAATPLTASLRRLQVNAGNIYRGTVDGTLVITDTLLSPDLGGSVQLSQGRLDLGAINGFANGNGLATAADSLFEPLVFGNLEINILDALRVTRSPVLNLTATGRLTLNGGLDNLQPDGKIRLTGGQLNLFTTLFVLQRQADNYVLFTPANGLDPELNLTLGATATEVYTPGTVTRLSDVGSVTATRLGTLNTIRITARINGRASQLQTNLPAVLDLSSTPSRSTTELLALMGGGSIADLNQVRGEAVVASLAGSALFNNLQALIDQATGNRTSFRMFPAVVPPDRQAQSQALTLALGAELGFQVNRFTSVSLLQLLTAPNDPTRFNLGFQVTEQIRLGGQVSTSGQGTGFLEFRYRF from the coding sequence ATGACGCAACAACCACAACCCCCCTCTACCCTGCGGTTGGGTCAGTGGGGATGGAGAATGATTGGCTTGGTGGCCCTAGGGGCGATCGCCGTTGGAACGCGGACCTGGTGGTTTGTGCGCTATGAATTGGCTCCTGAAATCGCCCAACAACTGCAACAGCGCCTCAATCGACCAGTGGAAATTGGTAGCGTCGAGGACGTCGGGCTCAATGTTGTACGTTTTGGGTCCTCAGCGGTTCCCAGTTACACGCCGGAGGAGGGTAGCCCAGAATTGGATCATGCCCTCATCAACAGCATTGAGGTTGCCTTTAATCCATGGCAGCTCCTGACGGGGCAAAAGCTCGATATTGACCTTACCCTCCACCAACCCCAACTCACGGTGGTTCAGGATGCCCAAGGGCGGTGGTGGCGCACTGAAGTTAAGCCGCCAGAGGAGGACCCAACCTTCTTGCAACTGCATCAAATCAGCGTGAGGGTGCGGGATGGCTCTGTGCTGGTTCAACCCTTTCAGCGTCCTGCCTACCTGCTGCGTCAAATTGAGGGGGAATGGACCCTGACCCCCGATCGCCAGAATTTTGCCCTTGCTGGTCAACTGGAAGGACAACTGGCCGGCGGTGGCCAATGGCGATTGCAGGGGGACTGGAACCCATCCCAAGAAAAGGGACAACTGGATTTGCGCTTTAGGAAGATTCCCCTTGCCCTGGGTAATGAGATTCTGCCAAAGACGATTCGGGTCCAAGGCGGCCAACTGGAGGGGCACTTGCGCGTTCGCCTTCCTCTGCCAGAAACACCCCAAGTCACGGGTCAAATTTGGTTACGGGATGGTAGCCTGCGCACAACCTTTGTACCCCAGGATATCAAAGCGTTGCAAGCCCATGTGCAATTGCAGGGCCATCAGGCAAAGCTCCATTATTTGCGCGGGGCGATCGCGAACGTTCGCTGGCAAGCGGTCGGCACAGTGAGTCCTGAAAGGGGCTGGAATATCAATGCCCAAGTGTCGAGCTTTGATCTCGTTCCCGCCTTGAGGGCCTTGCAGATGACGCCGCCGGTTGCCCTGAGGGGTCAAGTAGAAGTTCCCACCCTCCGCCTGCAGGGGCATCTGGAGAATCCCCAAATTGTGGGTGAACTGCGCAGCCAAACGCCTCTCCAAGTGGATCAACTGCAACTGCAACAGGTCAGGCTGCCATTTATGGCCTCCCTTGATGGGGGGGTTAGGCTGATGGATGTCCGCGCCCAGTTGATGGAGGGGGGTGAGCTACGGGCAACGGTAGGAGTACAGCCCACAGGGGAGTTTCGTGGCCAAGCACAAGTGCAGCAGGTGAATCTGCAGGCGATTGCCCGCCGCTATGATGTAGTTCCGCCCGTGTCCCTAGGGGAGGGTTTTGCGCAACTGGATTTTCGTGGCAATTGGCGTACCCCAGAGGCTTGGCAGGCCAATGCGATCTTTCAACTGCCCACTGCTGAGTATCCCCTGCGGGGCACTGCTCGTCTGACGCCAACCCAACTGCTCGTTCCTGAGTTTCAAATGCAGGTTCTTGGGGGGAGTGTGCGGGGTCAAGGGCAAGCCGCTGCCGGTCAGTGGCAGTTACAGGCTCAGGTCGAGAATATGCCGCTGCGGCAGTTGAATCCAGATTTACAAGGTCGTCTCAGGGGGGAGGCGATCGCCCAAGGGCGAGTGGATCAACTGACGTTGCCAGCGATTCGCGCCAGGGCCAATCTCACAGTGGATCAAACCCCCACAGGGGATCCCCTGGTGGCGACTGTGAACTGGGATGGTCAGCAATTGCAAGTCCAACAGGCCACCCTTGGTGCTATCCGCGCCCAAGGAACCATTGGCGTTGATTTAGCGGCTTTGAAACCCACTGACATTCAATTGGGCATTCAAGCTAGAAATCTCTCCCTGAGTCGGCTAAGCACTGTCTTGAAACCGAAGCTCCCTGTTGCCCTTGCCGGCACAACGTCCTTTGAAGGCCAACTCACCGGGCGCCTCAATCGGCTCCAGTTTCAGGGGACACTGCTGACCCAAGGATTGGCGCTGAATGATTTGCGCTTTGCCCCTCAGCTCACGGGCACGGTTGCCCTGAGCCAACAACAGGGGGCAACCCTCAATTTGCAGGGTGGGGGCGATCGCGTGGCGTTTCGTCTTGATGCCGATGGCTTACTCCACTCACTGCTGGTTCAACGGCAACAGGCCCAACTCATTGGTCAGCGCCAAGGGGAAATCTTTGATCTGCGTCTTCAGCAATTTCCCGTGGAATCCCTGCGGTTAGGTTTCCCGGAACTCCCCAGGGGTGTCATCCTCGCAGGAGTCGCCTCTGGCGAGCTACAGTGGCAAAACTGGACAAGTGGTCAGGGCAGTTTGACGGTCGAGCGACCGGGGTTAGGGGCATGGCGGGGCGATCGCCTGCAAGGGCAATTCCGTCTGAGGGGCGATCGCCTGACGATCCAATCCGGCCTTTTTGAAAAAGGGCAAAGTCGCTATCACTTCACTGCCGATCTCCAGCCTCAGCAATTGGGGGCGCAGTTGACGATTGCCCAAGGCAATTTAGCGGATTTGACGGGACTCGCCACTGTCCTCGGGATTGCTCAACCCCCTGCTCGGGGCACCGCGGCAGATTTGGGTACACCCACCGCAGGGGAAGGTCTGCCAGTATCACTGTTAACGCAAATTCGCCGCCTTGCCGAAATTGACATGCTACAGTCCCAAGCGGCTTTGGTGCGGCGGCCGGAACTACTGCCCCCCTTAGATCAACTTCAGGGTATTTTTAATGGCCAAATCAATCTCAGTCAAACCCCCCAGTCAGGTCCTGTGGTCAGCTTTGATCTCAAGGGCACCAATTGGCAGTGGGGAAATTACCAAGTGGAGCAGTTTCTTAGTCGCGGTCGCTTTGCCCAAAACCGACTGGTGCTGACGACCCTCAGTATGCTCATAAATGGTGGGCAATTAAATGTCAATGGCATTTTTGGGGGTAATCAGCAAAATGCCCAACTGCGGCTAGAGCAATTCCCTATGAGTCTTGTGGCCAGTCTTTTGCCGCCGGGGGTGGATGTTCAAGGTAAGGTGAGAGCCCAAGCGGTGTTAACTGGCTCATGGCAGCAGCCGATTCTCACCGGTGAGGCTACCCTTGCGGCGGGTCGGTTCAATCAACGTCCCCTTGAAGTTGCCAATGCCACATTCCGCTATGCCCAAAATCGTCTTGCCCTTCAGGCGATCGCCCGCTTGGATACGTCAGAACCACTGAGGGTAACGGGTTCGGTTCCCTTGATCTATCCCCTTGACCCGCAACCAGTGGTGGATCCGCAGTTAGCCCTAGATGTGAGTGTCAAGGATGACGGCTTGTCCTTCATCAACCTCTTAACGGATCAGGTGCAATGGCAACAAGGAAAGGGGCTCTTCCAAGCCCAACTGCGGGGTACATGGGACGCTCCCATTGTGAATGGCGTCCTTAGTTTGGATGATGCGGTGATTAAAACTCCCGCCTTTGCGGAGCCAGTGACGAATCTTAGTGCGCGGGTGCGCTTCGATCGCGATCGCCTACGGGTGGATAGCATTCAAGGTCTCTTTAGCCAAGGGCAAATTACCATGACAGGGGTGCTGCCTATTCAGACCCCCTTGGCCGCGGCTGATCCAGATGCTGCAACACCCCTCACTGCTTCCCTGCGACGATTGCAGGTGAATGCCGGCAATATCTATCGCGGTACAGTAGATGGCACACTCGTGATTACGGATACCCTCCTGAGTCCTGATCTGGGGGGCAGTGTTCAACTCAGCCAAGGCCGCTTGGATTTAGGCGCAATCAATGGTTTTGCCAATGGCAATGGGTTAGCCACTGCTGCCGACTCCCTATTTGAGCCACTGGTCTTTGGGAATTTAGAAATTAATATCTTAGATGCCTTGCGGGTGACGCGATCGCCCGTTCTCAACCTAACGGCCACTGGTCGTTTAACCCTCAACGGCGGCCTCGATAATCTCCAACCCGACGGCAAAATTCGCCTCACGGGAGGGCAACTGAATCTTTTTACCACCCTCTTTGTGCTCCAGCGGCAAGCGGATAACTATGTGCTCTTTACCCCCGCGAATGGTTTGGATCCCGAACTCAACCTCACCCTTGGTGCCACCGCCACTGAAGTTTATACCCCCGGTACGGTGACGCGACTATCGGATGTGGGTTCCGTGACCGCCACCCGCCTAGGAACCTTGAACACCATTCGGATCACTGCCCGCATCAATGGTCGTGCCAGTCAACTCCAAACCAATTTACCTGCGGTGCTTGACCTATCCAGTACGCCCTCCCGTAGCACAACCGAGCTACTGGCATTGATGGGCGGTGGCTCAATTGCGGATCTCAACCAAGTGCGGGGAGAAGCAGTGGTGGCCAGTCTCGCCGGATCTGCTCTTTTCAATAACCTACAGGCATTGATTGATCAGGCCACGGGTAACCGCACCTCCTTTCGGATGTTTCCAGCCGTGGTGCCCCCCGATCGCCAAGCCCAAAGCCAAGCCCTAACCCTTGCTCTGGGAGCTGAACTCGGGTTCCAAGTGAATCGTTTTACCTCGGTTTCCCTCTTACAGTTGCTCACTGCCCCCAATGATCCGACGCGGTTTAACCTTGGGTTTCAGGTGACAGAGCAGATTCGCCTTGGCGGACAGGTGAGCACCAGTGGTCAGGGCACAGGCTTTCTTGAGTTCCGTTACCGTTTTTAA
- a CDS encoding universal stress protein produces MYKKILVAVDDSELGEQVFQTALDLAQHYQARMMLIHVLSPTHESYPDPIFTTPLASGVYVGLHEEVMRAYAEQWENFEQKGLDMLRNLTQIATEKGVPTEFTQALGDAGRAICDLAKDWESDLIVLGRRGLKGLSEFFLGSVSNYVLHNAHCCVLTVQRRRD; encoded by the coding sequence ATGTATAAAAAAATTCTCGTTGCAGTCGATGACAGTGAACTTGGCGAACAAGTTTTTCAAACTGCGCTGGATTTGGCACAGCACTACCAAGCTCGCATGATGCTGATTCATGTTCTCTCCCCCACCCATGAATCCTATCCCGACCCGATCTTTACGACCCCTTTGGCTTCAGGCGTATATGTGGGACTCCACGAAGAAGTGATGCGCGCCTATGCTGAGCAGTGGGAAAACTTTGAGCAAAAAGGCTTGGATATGTTGCGCAACCTCACCCAAATTGCCACTGAAAAGGGGGTGCCCACTGAATTTACCCAAGCCTTGGGGGATGCGGGTCGTGCCATTTGTGATCTGGCTAAGGATTGGGAAAGCGATTTGATTGTGCTGGGACGGCGGGGTCTCAAGGGCTTGAGTGAATTTTTCCTCGGCAGTGTCAGCAACTATGTGCTCCACAATGCCCACTGTTGTGTACTCACTGTCCAACGCCGCCGTGATTGA
- the rpe gene encoding ribulose-phosphate 3-epimerase yields MSAKPVVIAPSILSADFSRLGEEIQAVDRAGADWIHVDVMDGRFVPNITIGPLIVEAIRPLTQKPLDVHLMIVEPEKYVADFAKAGADIISVHAEHNASPHLHRTLCQIRELGKQAGVVLNPSSPLELIEYVLEVCDLVLIMSVNPGFGGQKFIPAVLPKIRRLRQLCEERGLDPWIEVDGGLKVDNTWQVLEAGANAIVAGSAVFNAPDYAAAIAGIRNSKRPSPELVTA; encoded by the coding sequence ATGAGTGCTAAGCCCGTCGTGATTGCTCCCTCCATTCTCTCTGCGGACTTTAGTCGTTTGGGTGAAGAGATCCAAGCGGTGGATCGGGCGGGAGCCGACTGGATCCATGTGGACGTGATGGATGGTCGTTTTGTTCCCAATATCACGATTGGGCCATTGATTGTTGAGGCAATTCGCCCCTTGACCCAAAAGCCCCTCGATGTCCACCTAATGATTGTCGAGCCAGAAAAATACGTGGCTGATTTTGCCAAGGCGGGTGCAGATATTATCTCTGTCCATGCTGAGCACAATGCCTCACCCCACCTCCATCGCACCCTCTGTCAAATCCGTGAACTGGGCAAACAGGCGGGGGTGGTGCTCAATCCCTCGAGCCCGCTTGAGCTCATTGAGTACGTCCTGGAGGTCTGTGACCTTGTCCTAATTATGAGTGTCAACCCCGGTTTTGGTGGCCAGAAGTTTATTCCGGCAGTGCTACCGAAAATTCGGCGACTACGGCAACTGTGTGAAGAGCGTGGCCTAGATCCATGGATTGAAGTGGATGGTGGACTCAAGGTGGACAATACTTGGCAAGTCCTCGAAGCAGGTGCCAATGCCATTGTGGCGGGTTCAGCCGTCTTTAATGCCCCCGACTATGCCGCTGCGATCGCGGGTATTCGCAATAGCAAACGCCCTAGCCCTGAGTTGGTGACTGCCTAG
- the ubiE gene encoding bifunctional demethylmenaquinone methyltransferase/2-methoxy-6-polyprenyl-1,4-benzoquinol methylase UbiE, which produces MTNIQALFERIAPLYDRLNDQLSFGLHHVWKQMAVDWLELPQGATALDLCCGTGDLTRLLARRVGRQGRVVGLDFAAAPLAIARQRSDHYPQIEWLQGDALAVPFAPQTFQGITIGYGLRNVVDIPQALREMFRLLVPGGRAAILDFSHPQTSALEQFQQWYLQQWVVPTARHYGLAAEYDYLWPSIQAFPTPPTLCALIQQAGFERVKHYPLLGGLMAITVAQK; this is translated from the coding sequence ATGACCAATATCCAAGCCCTCTTTGAGCGCATTGCCCCCCTCTACGATCGCCTCAATGATCAATTGAGTTTTGGCCTGCACCATGTCTGGAAACAGATGGCCGTGGACTGGCTCGAACTCCCTCAGGGGGCAACGGCTTTGGATCTCTGCTGTGGCACAGGGGATTTGACTCGTCTACTGGCGCGGCGGGTGGGGCGGCAGGGGCGGGTGGTGGGGTTGGACTTTGCGGCCGCACCCCTGGCGATCGCCCGCCAACGGAGTGACCATTACCCGCAAATTGAATGGCTCCAAGGAGATGCCTTAGCAGTACCCTTTGCCCCTCAAACATTTCAGGGCATCACGATCGGCTACGGGCTACGCAACGTGGTGGATATTCCCCAAGCGCTCAGGGAAATGTTTCGGCTGCTTGTCCCTGGTGGGCGAGCTGCCATCCTCGACTTTAGCCATCCTCAAACCTCCGCCCTAGAGCAATTTCAGCAATGGTATTTGCAGCAGTGGGTCGTTCCGACTGCACGTCACTATGGATTAGCAGCAGAGTACGACTATTTGTGGCCGAGCATTCAGGCCTTCCCCACCCCTCCTACCCTCTGTGCACTGATTCAACAAGCGGGTTTTGAAAGGGTCAAACACTACCCTCTGCTGGGGGGACTCATGGCAATTACTGTTGCCCAAAAGTAA
- a CDS encoding PAS domain S-box protein, translated as MALALAALLPAVVITEALIQLSYRGFEHFLDVQLRSSWRDLQWEIDNLAYESRIQALLIASGIYARQVDQSLVSVLNPAALQGILAEVDRTERPMNLMLVTDARGKVLAQQTKVLAKTGEALLDLSPETHSSYRLSRHQASSIANLAMFQVARDRQQMISGLVLLNREQLQELGLAQQAKITLRPQPIANLPPNQQPAPPGTYPIADGNIGLLAFAAKPLYENNQFQGLILTGILLNNMPDPVDSTTAWSTVDTVATIFAQDLRIATNVPYSDGRTRALGTRVAREVATQVLNQGKMFVGTTDIVGSAYATIYSPLQDFRQQLNLPHPPPIGIAFVGKSWAWIDTIAHQKRWVSFAITLGALSLASVWAYLTANAIVRPIQSLVTSTRRVQAGDLATLVQVHSLDEVGELANSFNAMMHQLRISFEELAQKNHSLEQIRDELIEANEQFQAVLNAVPGTIAWINAEGIYKGVNRKLAETLNLPPEAFIGRPLGFLSEDRELAAFMQEFLVSPDQFASRVISVQRNGQTRFYLVALQKYMKGTHTVAVGIDISDRIRAEEALRIAEENYRSIFENALEGIFQASTENRFIRVNAAMAKIFGFDSPEEMVETVTSIRDQIYGEPSTHDEILNHFATGETTGHFEFKAYRRDRQIIWIQLNMRAVLDTDGKISYYEGLVQDITERKQREQAMQQQIEELRVEIDHEKRRQQVAEITETEYFQQLRREANHLRQRRHSKS; from the coding sequence TTGGCCTTGGCACTTGCGGCGCTCTTGCCAGCGGTCGTCATTACTGAAGCCCTGATTCAACTGAGCTATCGCGGCTTTGAGCATTTCCTCGATGTGCAACTGCGCTCTAGTTGGCGAGATTTGCAGTGGGAAATCGACAACTTGGCCTATGAGTCTCGCATCCAAGCCCTCTTAATTGCCAGTGGAATCTATGCGCGACAGGTGGATCAATCCCTTGTCAGTGTTTTGAATCCTGCCGCTCTCCAAGGGATCCTTGCCGAAGTCGATAGGACTGAACGCCCCATGAACCTGATGCTGGTGACCGATGCGAGGGGGAAGGTACTGGCACAGCAAACAAAGGTCTTGGCCAAAACGGGAGAGGCACTCCTCGACTTGAGTCCCGAAACCCATTCCTCCTATCGTCTCAGCCGCCATCAAGCCAGTAGTATTGCTAACTTAGCCATGTTTCAAGTGGCTCGCGATCGCCAGCAAATGATTAGCGGTCTGGTACTCCTCAATCGTGAACAGTTACAAGAACTGGGCTTAGCACAGCAGGCAAAGATCACATTGCGTCCTCAACCCATTGCCAATCTACCCCCCAATCAGCAGCCGGCCCCTCCGGGTACCTACCCCATCGCGGACGGCAATATTGGCTTACTGGCCTTTGCGGCAAAGCCCCTTTATGAAAACAACCAATTTCAAGGGCTCATTCTGACGGGCATTTTGCTCAACAATATGCCGGATCCTGTGGATAGCACGACTGCATGGTCCACCGTAGATACGGTGGCAACCATTTTTGCCCAAGATTTGCGGATTGCCACCAATGTGCCTTACTCCGATGGTCGGACGCGCGCCCTTGGTACCCGTGTTGCTCGCGAAGTGGCCACTCAAGTTCTCAATCAGGGCAAAATGTTTGTCGGTACAACTGACATTGTGGGTTCTGCCTACGCAACTATCTACAGCCCATTGCAGGACTTTCGCCAGCAGCTCAATCTGCCGCATCCACCCCCCATTGGTATCGCCTTTGTGGGGAAGTCCTGGGCATGGATTGATACCATAGCCCATCAAAAACGGTGGGTGTCTTTTGCCATTACCCTTGGTGCCCTCTCGTTGGCCAGTGTTTGGGCCTATCTCACGGCCAATGCGATTGTTCGGCCAATTCAATCCTTGGTAACGTCCACCCGTCGAGTGCAGGCAGGGGATTTGGCGACACTGGTGCAGGTGCACTCCCTTGATGAGGTGGGCGAACTGGCTAATTCCTTTAATGCTATGATGCACCAGTTGCGTATCTCCTTTGAGGAGTTAGCCCAAAAAAACCACTCCCTTGAGCAGATTCGCGATGAACTCATTGAGGCCAATGAACAATTTCAGGCAGTTCTCAATGCTGTTCCCGGCACGATTGCTTGGATAAATGCTGAGGGCATCTATAAGGGGGTCAATCGCAAATTGGCAGAAACCTTGAATTTGCCACCAGAGGCATTTATTGGGCGTCCCTTGGGCTTTTTGTCTGAGGATCGCGAGCTAGCAGCCTTTATGCAGGAGTTTTTGGTTTCTCCAGATCAATTTGCCTCACGGGTAATCTCCGTTCAGCGCAATGGTCAAACCAGGTTTTACCTCGTTGCTTTGCAAAAGTATATGAAGGGTACCCATACGGTTGCTGTCGGCATTGATATTAGCGATCGCATTCGAGCCGAGGAAGCGCTGCGCATTGCTGAGGAAAACTACCGCAGTATTTTTGAAAATGCTCTTGAGGGAATTTTTCAAGCCTCAACGGAAAATCGGTTTATTCGGGTCAATGCCGCTATGGCCAAGATTTTTGGCTTTGACTCTCCGGAAGAAATGGTGGAGACCGTCACCAGTATCCGCGACCAAATCTATGGGGAACCCAGCACCCATGACGAGATTCTGAATCATTTTGCGACGGGAGAAACAACGGGGCATTTTGAATTCAAGGCCTATCGGCGCGATCGCCAGATCATTTGGATTCAGTTGAATATGCGAGCGGTCTTGGATACCGACGGCAAAATTTCCTACTATGAAGGATTAGTGCAAGACATTACCGAGCGCAAACAGCGCGAGCAAGCCATGCAGCAGCAAATTGAAGAGCTCAGGGTGGAAATTGATCACGAAAAACGGCGGCAGCAGGTGGCAGAAATTACCGAAACGGAGTACTTTCAGCAGTTGCGCCGTGAGGCGAACCATTTGCGTCAGCGTCGCCATTCCAAAAGCTAA
- a CDS encoding RNA-guided endonuclease InsQ/TnpB family protein: MQKAFSYRFYPTTEQESLLRRTLGCVRLVYNRALAARTEAWYERKERLDYVQTSALLTQWKKQDDLQFLNEVSCVPLQQALRHLQSAFTNFFAGRAKYPNFKKKRNGGSAEFTKSAFRWKDGKVFLAKCNEPPNILWSRRLPDGVEPSTVTIRLNPAGQWYISLRFDDPRDLTLQPVDPSVGLDVGMSSLITLSTGEKIANPKHFNRYYKRLRKAQRSLSRKQKGSRNWDKARLKVAKIHQKISDSRKDHLHQLTTRLIRENQTIIIESLAVKNMVKNRQLARSISDAGWGELVRQLEYKAQWYGRTLVKIDRWFPSSKRCGQCGHIVERLPLSVREWDCPKCGAHHDRDINAAGNILAVGHTVTVCGAGVRPDRHTSGGQLRRNRKSQK, encoded by the coding sequence ATGCAAAAGGCTTTCAGTTACCGCTTCTACCCAACGACCGAGCAGGAATCCCTGCTTCGGAGAACATTGGGCTGTGTTCGGTTGGTTTATAACCGAGCACTGGCAGCCAGAACAGAAGCCTGGTATGAACGAAAAGAGAGACTTGACTACGTTCAAACCTCTGCCTTGCTTACTCAGTGGAAGAAGCAAGATGACCTTCAGTTTTTGAATGAGGTTAGCTGTGTTCCCTTGCAGCAGGCATTGAGACATCTGCAATCTGCTTTCACTAACTTTTTTGCAGGTCGGGCAAAATATCCCAACTTCAAAAAGAAACGCAATGGCGGTAGCGCAGAATTCACCAAGTCTGCTTTTAGGTGGAAAGACGGAAAAGTATTCTTGGCAAAGTGCAACGAACCGCCGAATATTCTCTGGTCGAGACGGCTTCCAGATGGTGTTGAACCATCCACGGTGACCATCAGGCTTAACCCTGCTGGACAGTGGTACATCAGTCTGAGGTTTGATGACCCCAGAGATTTGACACTGCAGCCCGTCGACCCGTCGGTTGGTTTGGACGTAGGGATGAGCAGTCTCATTACCCTGAGTACAGGGGAAAAGATTGCCAACCCCAAGCACTTTAACCGCTACTACAAACGACTCCGTAAGGCGCAGCGGTCTTTGAGTCGCAAACAAAAAGGCTCTCGCAATTGGGATAAGGCGCGGTTGAAAGTTGCCAAGATTCACCAGAAAATCTCTGATTCCAGAAAAGACCATTTGCACCAGTTGACGACTCGATTGATACGTGAAAACCAAACGATCATAATCGAGTCGTTGGCTGTGAAGAATATGGTCAAGAACCGTCAGCTTGCCCGATCCATCAGTGATGCTGGATGGGGTGAACTGGTACGGCAATTGGAATACAAGGCCCAGTGGTATGGTCGGACACTGGTGAAGATTGACCGATGGTTTCCCAGTTCTAAACGCTGTGGACAGTGTGGTCACATTGTTGAGCGGTTGCCATTGAGCGTCCGAGAATGGGACTGTCCTAAGTGTGGGGCGCACCATGATCGGGATATAAATGCCGCTGGGAATATTTTGGCCGTGGGACACACGGTTACAGTCTGTGGAGCGGGTGTAAGACCTGATAGACATACGTCTGGAGGGCAACTGCGAAGAAACAGAAAGTCTCAAAAGTGA